The sequence below is a genomic window from Lycium ferocissimum isolate CSIRO_LF1 unplaced genomic scaffold, AGI_CSIRO_Lferr_CH_V1 ctg10788, whole genome shotgun sequence.
ACTGTTACCAAGATGACCAGAAAGAATTTTTGACCTTATACGCAACCTCATTGGGATAGGAGTAGCATTTTCTTTAACTGGATGATTACTGTCAGTTCCATCTAAAAGCGTAACATTTTCTGCCTCCTGTATCGCATCCTGACAATGATTCTCATTGACATGAATAACTCCATTGGTTTCATTTTGGATCCCTGAACAAGGAGAAACTCTGTGGTGCTCCTTTTCAAGCATTGAGTGCCCAttaacaacattttctttcagaATGTGTCCCTCAGCAAATGAGCTAGGTCCAGTCTCTGAGCCTGATGGCAACACTTCTCCCATCCTTGAGCGCTTGGTTGAGCGGGATTTAACGCCTCCCCATTTGATGTTCCCATCTTTGCACCCTTCCAAGAGGCCCAAGtgattttcaatttttgatGGTTGATCAGTTTCACACTTTTCTCTTATGTCACCATTAGCATCACTCGGGTTGTTATCCTCAAAGTCAAAGTAGTTTTGACTTACTTCAGCAGCTTCCTCAGGAGCCAAAGATGGACCAGCTAGACCAGGCTCGTAATTCCTTGGAGTTCCATATTTACTTGAATCACGATTTGGCAGTTTTAGGACCAGTTTCCTCCTAATTCCACCGTTGAGATTAGAGTTAGGAAATGGCTGAAGCTTATTTGTTTCATCAGAGTGATCAATGCATATTTCTTTCCCCTTTGAATGCCCATGTCGTTCACTGTCTGAGGACATATCTGAATCCTCATTTCCATTGTTTGAGTCCTGAAGTGTGGATTCACTATCTGATGAATCGCCGTCTGAACCATACTCATCTTCTCCTTCAGTAGATGTCCCCGTAATTCTGGAAAACAAATGTAGGGCATTGCGAGCAGCAGCTCTCTGGGGTCTCAAAGATTTCGATGACTTTTTCTTCGCTTTTCGACCATGTCTTGATTTCCTAGAGCGATTGATCCTATGAGAACTGTTGTCACACTCGTCCAAGTTCTTCCTTTTTACACGCCTTCCAGAGGATGTCATAACTTCAGCCTTcaaaaagaagcaaaaatgaTTATCAAGAACTGcatgtaaaaaagaaaactgAAGCAAAAATACAGAAAAGCCTTTTACTTCTGATTTCTGCTTCTTTCTTCTTGATCTACGGAGAGCATCTTTTTGATTGTCTTCAGCCTCACTGTCTTCATCACTAAATTCTGGATTTGCAGAAGCATCGGAACAGAAACTCCCTTGCTCTTTTCCAGAAGAATATTCTTCAGCTGCATTATACTCTGAATCTGATTCATCACTTTGTACCTCAATTTCTGGTTCCCAATCCATTGCATCCAGAAAAACTGGAAGTGGTTCAATCAGCATCTCCAAGTCTATAATAGGAAAAGTTTGGTACTGCTGGTCCATGTTGAAATCTGTCCCAATAGAAAATCGGAATGACGAGGGTCTCCACTCGATTCCCAAAGCTCCTAAACGCCTTCGTTGATACATGCTCTGGTATGGCTCTggatatggaatcatgcctgaCATCACATAAATACATGAGACATTTGGGGGAAAGAATAAATAAGAATGATATTCTTTAAACAAGAATCACCAACCCGCATCACAAAGGAGATCTTGCATATTCCTCCTGTACGGAGCAAGTTGCGTTTCCTGTAAAATATTATCAATTAATAAAAAGCATAAACAAAATCTGCCCTTCAACTTCGTAGAAGTTGGTGGTTTGAATTAAAACGGCGCTCCAacaaacctaaatcaatatcaatgcCAAATCAAGGTATGACAGTGATACCAATCATTCAAATTCAAACTATGATAGACGATGATACAGGATAGAATATTTTTGAATCTCAATTCTAAATCAATAGAATATATTTGAATCTCAAttctaaatcaatatcaataaggataCTTAGCATTTAAACTTACTGAAATGTTCACTTCAAATTGTTTTTAGTTTAAAAGTGCAACCCTGAAGCTATCCCGCACCTAATCTCAACCCTCCTTTCTTAacttatagtttcttgaatagaTAGCACATAGTAAGGAATTGACAGACCACCAACCTGGTCAAGGACATTTCCTTGTGAATCCTGAACGACAGGGCGATAATCTCCAAGAAAAAACTGTTCAAGACATGCATCAGAAATCATTTACTTAATCTGGGACAATGCAACCAAAATACTTCTGGAACTCCAACAAACCTGGTCATACTTAGCATCCTGTTGGGATTCTCCTTGCCCTGTATTCAATATGTACAATTGGCCAACATCATCTGAAAGTATTATTGACGTCCCATCCCTGTAAGGTAGAAAGGAACATACATCAAAGCTAATAACTTTCCCATAACTAACTAAGAATTTAGCATAGACAAGGTAAATTGAGTGTAATAAATCTGCATCTCCTTTTCCAAGTAAAACAGCTGTAAAGAGTACCTCCCAGGTCTTTGACACACACCTGAGCTTGAGTGTCTTGAAGTAACATCAAATGTATTGAGAAAAGCTGTAGAAAGCACAAGTAAGATCATAGACTTACGGAGAAAACTTCCCATCAACTAGCTTGAATCTCCCAATTTCGTATATTCGAATAGGTGCACCTTCCCATATCTACAAATTTGAAGGATATATGGAGTTTTGGTACTTGAATTGATGCGAAAATTTAGTACAAGTATactacaagaagaagaaaaaaaagtaggaGAATCAGTTACTCACATCCCAGACAATTGTTTTCCCATCATAACCAGCACTCATTGCTATTCTAGGATTAGAAGGATGGACATCAAGTACATAGGTCTGCAATCAGCAAGCGCACACCATGAGACATAGTCCGGGCAAACAAAAGTAAATGCAATCAATTGTAATTAATTCCTACTTAAGTTTAATCTCATGTTCAGGCAGCTAGGAggttataaataatataaggaTAAAGTGGGCCTTCAGTCCAGTTCATTATAGTATAGGGCAGGTCTTGCTCACAATCTTTAAAGGCTTCCCAATTTATGACAGCTATCATGACAACCTATTATCAAATTGCATCAGATAGCTTACAGATTCAGTATGACCCGTCAAAGAATGCACTAAGCTACCATCAACAGCATTCCACACGCATATTCTGCAATCTGCAAACAAAGTTTCATCAGAGCACCTTAAGGTAACAAAAAATTTTTAGGGCTTCAGCAAGAATTGTAGGTGCaatgcaaaagaaaaagaagagtttAAACTTAAGCCTCTGGGTTGAGAACAAGCTGAAGTAGACTATTAAAACTGATTAAGAAGCAACAGGATCAAGAAGAACTCAAGCCTTTGGGATGAGAACGAGCTGAAGTTACGttactaaaattattttacaaGGAAAAGTACTAAGAAGCATGGTGGAGACACCATTGAAGGGTGAAGATCTACCAACAGGAAGTACCCAATGAAGAAATCAGGGAGAAGAGTTGAAGGCAGTGACCAAGAGTTAAACAATTTTAAAAAGCAGTCAAGCCGAAAGGTGTAATAATTTGGTCAGCTAATTTAGATGCTCTCAATGTGCGGAAAATGTATAAAAACTACATCATACCCATGATAGCAGCAAGGACAAAACGATTATCCAAGCTCCAGACAATCATATTAACACCGCGTGGAGTTGGAAGAATTCTTTGACGTGGACCGCCTCGAGGAGGTTGAGGTGGCATTGGAGGTGGTGGAACTTTCAAATGATATGCTTTCTGCCAACGTCCGCCCTTTCCCTTAAACAAAGAATATACGGTATGAGAAAGATGAAACAAATGAGAACAGAACTAGATATTGCTTCGAgcttagaaaagaaaacaaagattgAATGGGGATCTAAAGAGAACTCACATGTGATCTACGTGATCTGGGGATCCAAATAATTGCACTGCCATCACGGGAACAGGTAACAATGTTATCATGATTAAACCTGAAACAGTAAACTTCGGAGGTCAAACTTCTTTAAGCAAAATCACAAGCAATATTTATGACGACAGAGTTATACAGCATGTAGCTAACATGATGAATGTTTTCCACTTTCTCTTTTAGTTCCTTTAATTTCCTTAGACATACCATGAGTTTTTGAACTTAGGGACAGTGTCTTCCTTTGATACATCAGAGGAGGAAAATCTGGACGCAACAGCACAGCCACTGCACTCACAAGACAACATCATGAACATAAGGAATAGAAACACACTTGAATTGAACTGACACATGAAACTTTATCCTGGAGCTATTCACCTGAATTGCACATAGTTTACATCATTTTCATGACCAGATAAAATCTCAATCTCATTATTAGGCTGCTCTGAATCATCAGAATTAGATTTACAAGCATTCCAGACCTGCaagtaaataagatcatcacaAGCAGCACACATCAGTGTCAGAAAGCTACAACAACAGGGTAATGACAGTGGATACAAGTCAGGCTACAACAACAGGGTAATGACAGTGGATACAAGTCAGACAGAGCAATCTGTTCTTACTCTTGCACAAGTGTCTGAGCTTCCAGTTA
It includes:
- the LOC132041592 gene encoding uncharacterized protein LOC132041592 isoform X2; amino-acid sequence: MHCEFRCGDQDQRKDKVKPPGQLRWPHMLADQLRGLSLREIGGGFSKHHRPPSIRAACYAIAKPSTMVQKMQNIKKVRGHRNAVYCAIFDRSGRYVITGSDDRLVKIWSMETAYCLASCRGHEGDITDLAVNSNNTLVASASNDCIIRVWRLPDGLPISVLRGHTGAVTAIAFSPRPSSIYQLLSSSDDGTCRIWDARFSQYKPRLYIPKPPETVAGKNTGPSSSTVLQIHQIFCCSFNASGTFFVTGSSDTCARVWNACKSNSDDSEQPNNEIEILSGHENDVNYVQFSGCAVASRFSSSDVSKEDTVPKFKNSWFNHDNIVTCSRDGSAIIWIPRSRRSHGKGGRWQKAYHLKVPPPPMPPQPPRGGPRQRILPTPRGVNMIVWSLDNRFVLAAIMDCRICVWNAVDGSLVHSLTGHTESTYVLDVHPSNPRIAMSAGYDGKTIVWDIWEGAPIRIYEIGRFKLVDGKFSPDGTSIILSDDVGQLYILNTGQGESQQDAKYDQFFLGDYRPVVQDSQGNVLDQETQLAPYRRNMQDLLCDAGMIPYPEPYQSMYQRRRLGALGIEWRPSSFRFSIGTDFNMDQQYQTFPIIDLEMLIEPLPVFLDAMDWEPEIEVQSDESDSEYNAAEEYSSGKEQGSFCSDASANPEFSDEDSEAEDNQKDALRRSRRKKQKSEAEVMTSSGRRVKRKNLDECDNSSHRINRSRKSRHGRKAKKKSSKSLRPQRAAARNALHLFSRITGTSTEGEDEYGSDGDSSDSESTLQDSNNGNEDSDMSSDSERHGHSKGKEICIDHSDETNKLQPFPNSNLNGGIRRKLVLKLPNRDSSKYGTPRNYEPGLAGPSLAPEEAAEVSQNYFDFEDNNPSDANGDIREKCETDQPSKIENHLGLLEGCKDGNIKWGGVKSRSTKRSRMGEVLPSGSETGPSSFAEGHILKENVVNGHSMLEKEHHRVSPCSGIQNETNGVIHVNENHCQDAIQEAENVTLLDGTDSNHPVKENATPIPMRLRIRSKILSGHLGNSDKIDTKTSLEDSGCTACDTVSECQDTEKLLSSEAPTEEDSRIPTLNDGDHAKRLDADNIGATSGTELQVSQQVRSHDMMFSAVYRRSKFGQRRSGREGLSGNTEATTSNAGSHSLAEGSEAIIEGVRRTRSIRLRSTTCDVNPAHGNDRFMQPHDGSEGTSTEKTSVNRDHESSFEEPLLGSASAVGLRSTRTRRSSYYARETSPPDRRKSNHAARSSWLMLVAHEEGSRYIPQRGDEIVYLRQGHEEYITQNNLRDLSPIKGNIRAVEFCMVENLEYKTRPGSGESCAKMTLKFVDPASDVVGKSFQLTLPEVTGFPDFLVERSRYDAAIERNWTSRDKCQVWWKNEGEEDGSWWEGRILNVQAKSHEFPDSPWERYIVRYKSDPSETHQHSPWELYDADTQWEQPHIDDETREKLMHAFTKLEQSGNKPQDNYGVEKLRQVSQKSNFINRFPVPLSLETIRARLDNNYYRSLEGMKHDIEVMLSNAESYCGRNVELTTKVRRLSEWFRRTLSSL